A region of Larimichthys crocea isolate SSNF chromosome X, L_crocea_2.0, whole genome shotgun sequence DNA encodes the following proteins:
- the commd1 gene encoding COMM domain-containing protein 1 isoform X1: protein MADVEATKSLSGLLNGIAQKVYYNNSEITEELLKNELYPDLSQEEFKALHEKMKGLVKSIATADMDHAQLEAFLTAQTKRQGGGGVNAEQAAALSRFWKSQRVRVRESLLSQSRWEPGLRGLSWRVDLQTAASRGDAAQSGPVALMELELGRAGQDSEFVCLEFDEARINQVLKKMADIQESIDNIVHHT, encoded by the exons ATGGCGGATGTGGAAGCAACGAAATCTTTGAGCGGACTGTTGAATGGAATAGCCCAAAAAGTTTATTATAATAACTCTGAAAtcacagaggagctgctgaaaaATGAGCTGTACCCAGACCTGTCGCAGGAGGAGTTCAAGGCTCTGCATGAGAAGATGAAAGGCCTCGTAAAG TCTATTGCCACAGCAGACATGGACCATGCCCAGCTGGAGGCTTTCCTCACAGCCCAGACTAAGAGGCAGGGCGGCGGTGGGGTTAATGCAGAACAGGCCGCAGCCCTCTCTCGCTTCTGGAAGAGCCAGCGGGTCCGGGTGAGGGAGAGCTTGCTGAGTCAGAGCCGCTGGGAGCCCGGCCTCAGAGGCCTCTCCTGGAGGGTGGACCTCCAGACTGCAGCTAGCCGGGGAGATGCGGCCCAGAGCGGCCCGGTTGCCCTGATGGAGCTGGAGCTGGGCAGAGCCGGACAG GACTCAGAATTTGTGTGTCTGGAGTTTGACGAAGCCAGAATCAACCAGGTACTGAAGAAGATGGCTGATATACAGGAGAGCATTGACAACATTGTTCACCACACCTAA
- the commd1 gene encoding COMM domain-containing protein 1 isoform X2: MADVEATKSLSGLLNGIAQKVYYNNSEITEELLKNELYPDLSQEEFKALHEKMKGLVKSIATADMDHAQLEAFLTAQTKRQGGGGVNAEQAAALSRFWKSQRVRVRESLLSQSRWEPGLRGLSWRVDLQTAASRGDAAQSGPVALMELELGRAGQQQKWSSWENKRWK, translated from the exons ATGGCGGATGTGGAAGCAACGAAATCTTTGAGCGGACTGTTGAATGGAATAGCCCAAAAAGTTTATTATAATAACTCTGAAAtcacagaggagctgctgaaaaATGAGCTGTACCCAGACCTGTCGCAGGAGGAGTTCAAGGCTCTGCATGAGAAGATGAAAGGCCTCGTAAAG TCTATTGCCACAGCAGACATGGACCATGCCCAGCTGGAGGCTTTCCTCACAGCCCAGACTAAGAGGCAGGGCGGCGGTGGGGTTAATGCAGAACAGGCCGCAGCCCTCTCTCGCTTCTGGAAGAGCCAGCGGGTCCGGGTGAGGGAGAGCTTGCTGAGTCAGAGCCGCTGGGAGCCCGGCCTCAGAGGCCTCTCCTGGAGGGTGGACCTCCAGACTGCAGCTAGCCGGGGAGATGCGGCCCAGAGCGGCCCGGTTGCCCTGATGGAGCTGGAGCTGGGCAGAGCCGGACAG CAACAGAAATGGAGCAGCTGGGAAAACAAAAGATGGAAATAA